In Oncorhynchus tshawytscha isolate Ot180627B linkage group LG06, Otsh_v2.0, whole genome shotgun sequence, the following are encoded in one genomic region:
- the nr2f2 gene encoding COUP transcription factor 2 isoform X2 gives MAMVVWRGSQDDVSETQGTLSSQSQGGLSLPTPQMNLSGSQVAPPTPQTTVQGPPNNTVQSTPTNQTMQSEKQQPQHIECVVCGDKSSGKHYGQFTCEGCKSFFKRSVRRNLSYTCRANRNCPIDQHHRNQCQYCRLKKCLKVGMRREAVQRGRMPPTQPHHGQFALTNGDPLHCHSYLSGYISLLLRAEPYPTSRYGSQCMQPNNIMGIENICELAARMLFSAVEWARNIPFFPDLQITDQVALLRLTWSELFVLNAAQCSMPLHVAPLLAAAGLHASPMSADRVVAFMDHIRIFQEQVEKLKVLHVDSAEYSCLKAIVLFTSDACGLSDVAHVESLQEKSQCALEEYVRSQYPNQPTRFGKLLLRLPSLRTVSSSVIEQLFFVRLVGKTPIETLIRDMLLSGSSFNWPYMSIQ, from the exons ATGGCAATGGTAGTGTGGAGAGGCTCCCAGGACGATGTGTCTGAGACCCAAGGTACCCTTTCTTCGCAATCTCAAGGAGGACTATCCCTTCCGACCCCTCAGATGAATCTGTCAGGCTCTCAGGTCGCCCCTCCGACCCCTCAGACAACCGTCCAAGGACCCCCGAACAACACTGTACAGTCTACGCCGACAAACCAGACGATGCAGTCGGAGAAACAGCAGCCACAGCACATAGAATGCGTTGTTTGCGGGGATAAATCTAGTGGTAAACACTATGGCCAGTTTACTTGCGAGGGGTGCAAAAGCTTCTTCAAACGGAGCGTACGAAGGAACCTCAGTTACACATGCCGTGCCAACAGGAATTGTCCCATTGACCAGCACCATCGCAATCAGTGTCAGTACTGCCGCCTCAAAAAATGTCTGAAAGTTGGCATGAGACGGGAAG CGGTGCAACGGGGACGGATGCCACCCACACAGCCACACCATGGTCAGTTCGCCTTGACAAATGGGGACCCACTGCACTGCCATTCCTACTTATCCGGATATATATCTCTACTGCTACGAGCGGAGCCCTACCCAACGTCCCGGTATGGCAGTCAATGCATGCAACCCAACAACATCATGGGCATCGAGAACATATGTGAACTGGCGGCTAGGATGCTGTTCAGTGCCGTGGAGTGGGCCAGGAATATCCCCTTCTTTCCAGACCTTCAGATTACTGACCAGGTGGCTCTTCTGCGGTTGACCTGGAGTGAGTTATTTGTGCTTAACGCCGCACAGTGCTCAATGCCTCTCCATGTGGCTCCACTTCTGGCGGCGGCTGGCCTACACGCCTCCCCCATGTCTGCGGACAGAGTGGTTGCCTTTATGGACCACATTAGGATCTTCCAAGAACAAGTGGAAAAGCTGAAAGTTTTGCACGTTGACTCTGCTGAATACAGCTGCTTGAAGGCAATTGTGCTCTTCACTTCAG acgCTTGTGGCCTCTCAGATGTGGCCCATGTGGAAAGTTTGCAAGAGAAGTCCCAGTGCGCCCTGGAGGAATATGTTCGGAGCCAGTATCCCAACCAGCCAACACGATTTGGGAAGTTGTTACTTCGCTTGCCTTCACTGCGCACAGTGTCTTCATCGGTCATAGAGCAATTGTTTTTCGTCCGATTGGTAGGTAAAACCCCAATTGAAACCCTCATCAGGGATATGTTGCTTTCGGGGAGCAGTTTTAACTGGCCTTACATGTCAATTCAGTAA
- the nr2f2 gene encoding COUP transcription factor 2 isoform X3: MLHAADESTYAFAVQRGRMPPTQPHHGQFALTNGDPLHCHSYLSGYISLLLRAEPYPTSRYGSQCMQPNNIMGIENICELAARMLFSAVEWARNIPFFPDLQITDQVALLRLTWSELFVLNAAQCSMPLHVAPLLAAAGLHASPMSADRVVAFMDHIRIFQEQVEKLKVLHVDSAEYSCLKAIVLFTSDACGLSDVAHVESLQEKSQCALEEYVRSQYPNQPTRFGKLLLRLPSLRTVSSSVIEQLFFVRLVGKTPIETLIRDMLLSGSSFNWPYMSIQ; encoded by the exons CGGTGCAACGGGGACGGATGCCACCCACACAGCCACACCATGGTCAGTTCGCCTTGACAAATGGGGACCCACTGCACTGCCATTCCTACTTATCCGGATATATATCTCTACTGCTACGAGCGGAGCCCTACCCAACGTCCCGGTATGGCAGTCAATGCATGCAACCCAACAACATCATGGGCATCGAGAACATATGTGAACTGGCGGCTAGGATGCTGTTCAGTGCCGTGGAGTGGGCCAGGAATATCCCCTTCTTTCCAGACCTTCAGATTACTGACCAGGTGGCTCTTCTGCGGTTGACCTGGAGTGAGTTATTTGTGCTTAACGCCGCACAGTGCTCAATGCCTCTCCATGTGGCTCCACTTCTGGCGGCGGCTGGCCTACACGCCTCCCCCATGTCTGCGGACAGAGTGGTTGCCTTTATGGACCACATTAGGATCTTCCAAGAACAAGTGGAAAAGCTGAAAGTTTTGCACGTTGACTCTGCTGAATACAGCTGCTTGAAGGCAATTGTGCTCTTCACTTCAG acgCTTGTGGCCTCTCAGATGTGGCCCATGTGGAAAGTTTGCAAGAGAAGTCCCAGTGCGCCCTGGAGGAATATGTTCGGAGCCAGTATCCCAACCAGCCAACACGATTTGGGAAGTTGTTACTTCGCTTGCCTTCACTGCGCACAGTGTCTTCATCGGTCATAGAGCAATTGTTTTTCGTCCGATTGGTAGGTAAAACCCCAATTGAAACCCTCATCAGGGATATGTTGCTTTCGGGGAGCAGTTTTAACTGGCCTTACATGTCAATTCAGTAA
- the nr2f2 gene encoding COUP transcription factor 2 isoform X1, with the protein MAMVVWRGSQDDVSETQGTLSSQSQGGLSLPTPQMNLSGSQVAPPTPQTTVQGPPNNTVQSTPTNQTMQSEKQQPQHIECVVCGDKSSGKHYGQFTCEGCKSFFKRSVRRNLSYTCRANRNCPIDQHHRNQCQYCRLKKCLKVGMRREVSLFTAAVQRGRMPPTQPHHGQFALTNGDPLHCHSYLSGYISLLLRAEPYPTSRYGSQCMQPNNIMGIENICELAARMLFSAVEWARNIPFFPDLQITDQVALLRLTWSELFVLNAAQCSMPLHVAPLLAAAGLHASPMSADRVVAFMDHIRIFQEQVEKLKVLHVDSAEYSCLKAIVLFTSDACGLSDVAHVESLQEKSQCALEEYVRSQYPNQPTRFGKLLLRLPSLRTVSSSVIEQLFFVRLVGKTPIETLIRDMLLSGSSFNWPYMSIQ; encoded by the exons ATGGCAATGGTAGTGTGGAGAGGCTCCCAGGACGATGTGTCTGAGACCCAAGGTACCCTTTCTTCGCAATCTCAAGGAGGACTATCCCTTCCGACCCCTCAGATGAATCTGTCAGGCTCTCAGGTCGCCCCTCCGACCCCTCAGACAACCGTCCAAGGACCCCCGAACAACACTGTACAGTCTACGCCGACAAACCAGACGATGCAGTCGGAGAAACAGCAGCCACAGCACATAGAATGCGTTGTTTGCGGGGATAAATCTAGTGGTAAACACTATGGCCAGTTTACTTGCGAGGGGTGCAAAAGCTTCTTCAAACGGAGCGTACGAAGGAACCTCAGTTACACATGCCGTGCCAACAGGAATTGTCCCATTGACCAGCACCATCGCAATCAGTGTCAGTACTGCCGCCTCAAAAAATGTCTGAAAGTTGGCATGAGACGGGAAG TTTCTCTTTTTACTGCAGCGGTGCAACGGGGACGGATGCCACCCACACAGCCACACCATGGTCAGTTCGCCTTGACAAATGGGGACCCACTGCACTGCCATTCCTACTTATCCGGATATATATCTCTACTGCTACGAGCGGAGCCCTACCCAACGTCCCGGTATGGCAGTCAATGCATGCAACCCAACAACATCATGGGCATCGAGAACATATGTGAACTGGCGGCTAGGATGCTGTTCAGTGCCGTGGAGTGGGCCAGGAATATCCCCTTCTTTCCAGACCTTCAGATTACTGACCAGGTGGCTCTTCTGCGGTTGACCTGGAGTGAGTTATTTGTGCTTAACGCCGCACAGTGCTCAATGCCTCTCCATGTGGCTCCACTTCTGGCGGCGGCTGGCCTACACGCCTCCCCCATGTCTGCGGACAGAGTGGTTGCCTTTATGGACCACATTAGGATCTTCCAAGAACAAGTGGAAAAGCTGAAAGTTTTGCACGTTGACTCTGCTGAATACAGCTGCTTGAAGGCAATTGTGCTCTTCACTTCAG acgCTTGTGGCCTCTCAGATGTGGCCCATGTGGAAAGTTTGCAAGAGAAGTCCCAGTGCGCCCTGGAGGAATATGTTCGGAGCCAGTATCCCAACCAGCCAACACGATTTGGGAAGTTGTTACTTCGCTTGCCTTCACTGCGCACAGTGTCTTCATCGGTCATAGAGCAATTGTTTTTCGTCCGATTGGTAGGTAAAACCCCAATTGAAACCCTCATCAGGGATATGTTGCTTTCGGGGAGCAGTTTTAACTGGCCTTACATGTCAATTCAGTAA